A segment of the Brevibacterium zhoupengii genome:
CGGCCGGTCCACTGCTTCCTCGTTCCTCTCGACCAGCACCGGGCTCGCCTTGCGCCTGCAGCGTTCGAGTCTGACCTGGTGGTCGATCGGGATCTTCGCGATGGCGCTCATCTTCGGGTCCTTCACCGGAGCCATGGAAGACGGTGCGGCGGGAATGCCGAAGGAGATCCTCGATCTCATGGGCGGATCACGCGGAATCGTTGACGGCTACATCGGCTACATGGCCCTCTACTTCGCCATGATCGTCTCCGCCTACGCGATCATCGCCGTCTTCGGTCTCCGGGCCGAAGAGACAGGCTTTCGCACGGAACCCGTACTCGCCGCCGCTGTGGGGCGTGGTCGCTGGGTGCTGTCGTGGACGCTGGTGACGCTCCTCGGCTCGCTCTGGCTTATGGCCTTGGCTGGTGTGGGCGAGGGGCTGGGCGCGGCCGCATCGACTGGCGACTGGTCGCTGCTGGGTCCAGCGATCCTCGGTCACGTCGCGCAGACCGCCTCGGTGTGGGTCCTGCTCGGGCTGGCACTGGCACTCTACGGACTCGCGCCGAAGCTGCAGGGACTGGTCTGGATTCTCTTCGTCTACAGCGCTGGGATGGCCCTGTTCGGGCAGATGATGCGCCTCGACGAGGCAGTCCTCGACACCTCCGTGTTCGTCCACATCGGGCAGTACCCGGCCCAGGATCTGTCCGCCGAGGCGGTTCTGACCCTGACCGCGGCAACCGCGGTTCTCGTGGTGCTGGGTGTGTTCGGGTTCCGGCGCAGGAACCTCATCACAGCGTGAAGGCTGGGCCCGCGGGCCCGGAGTGGGCCGAAACGAGATGAATTCGTCACCTCCAGATGACCTCTGTCGGAACTATCCTGGGAACACCGTGCGCCGCTTCGACGAAAGCATTCCCAATGATGAGAAACCCTTCAACACCTGACGTGGACATCGCTGTCCTCGGCTCCGGCGCCTCGGGAACACATGGGCTGCTGCGCACCATCTCTGAGCTGCGCGACCGGAGGTCATCCTTCGATGACCCAATCCGCATCACAGTGATCGATCGCGATGAGCAGTTTCATTCTGGAATTCCCTATGGTCACCGATCCGGTCGCTCTTCGCTGCTGATCTCGGCGCTGGAGAGTTTCCTGCCCGATCGTGAGCGCAGCGATTTCATCGACTGGTTGGAGGCCAGACGGCCGGACATGCTCGACTGGGCGAAAGACGGTCGCACCCCCGATTCGCCTCTGGCCACGCTGATGGATCGGGACTGGATCCTCCGCCATGAAGATGCCGTGCGTGCCGGAGAGTGGGACGACCTCTATCTTCCGCGCAGGCTCTACGGCCAGTATCTGTCGGAACTCGTCGAACGCACCTTCGAGGAAGCCCGCGGCCATGTCGAGGTCGACTTCGTCCACGCCGATGTCAATGAGGTGACCAGCGAGGCCAGCGGCGGGGTCCATCTGCGCGAACGCGACAGCGACGGTGGGATTCGATTCGAGCTCCACGCACATTCCTTGCTGCTGGCCGTCGGCTCTCCCCCGGTGCGCAATCTCGCCGTCTCCGCGGCAAAGCACCCGAGCACCGACGATCTTCTCGATATGGGGCTGGTCGCCGATATCCACGCTCCTGAGATCGAGCACGTGATCGAGCGGATCAGAGGTCGGCTTGAGGCGCTGCCGGTGGAGAAACGGACAATTCTGCTCATCGGCGGCAATGCCGATGCCCTCGAGTTCCTGCTCGCCTCACACAGGCTCAGGCAGGAAACCGGCGCTCGGCTCTTCATCCTGTCTTCGCGGGGTCGGCCTCATTACTGGCACCATGATCGGCCGGGTGAGCGGGCTTCAACCCCGATCCTCGACCGCCTGTTCGCGACCGCCGAGGCGGGAACCCCGCTGCGTGCCCGCGATCTGCATGAGGCCGTCCGTGCAGAACTCAGCGCCGCGATGACCCAGAAGAACGTCAACTCGACGATCGCTGCCCTCATCGCTGCAGTCGGCTCATCCCTGCGGTATATGGACGATTTCGAGCTCTACTCCATGGCCACCGACCATGGAGTCGCCATCTCCGATCTGCTGCGCCGAGCCGGCGGCGATTCCCTCGATTTCCTCACCGCGGGCATCAATGACGGATCCATCACCTGCATCCCCGGTCGCTTTCGCGAAGCGCAAGTGCGCGAGGACATGCTGTTCGCGGTTGTGGATCAGCTCCCAGGAGCGGCACCCGACCCGGGCGGCGATGCGGACCATGGCTACGCTGTGATCGTCAATGGAACCGGCTTCGAACGGGTGACGGACACCCGTTCCCCTCTCCTGCGGCAGATGCTCGGATCGGGAACCGTCCGCGCCTCAGCATCGAGGACGGGGCTTTCCCTCGACGCGAAGTTCCAGGCCGCACCGGGCGTCTTCGTCCTCGGACCGCTGATCGCCGGGCACCATCACGGGAAGGCGGCCTACTGGCATATCGAGAGCGTCGCCAGGATCATCCAGCTCGCGGGTCCGGTGGCCGACAGCCTCGTCACCGAAACCCTCGTCAAACGCTCGATGAGTGCATACCTGCCCGCATCCTGAGTCCTACGGCAATGCCCGTCGTCGCCAACCTGCTGTCGACGACAGCTGGATGCCGATGACAGTGGTGCCTCTCTCCGCTGCCTAGGCTCCCACTGAGCCGAGGTAGCCCAGCACCCGAGCGCGTGTCACTGCCGCTTCCCGTCCGCTGACTCCGAGCTTCCGATAGAGGGAGGAGAGATTGTTCTTCACCGTCCCCTGAACCAACAGCAGATCGCGGGCGATCTCAGCGACGCTGGCCCCCTGATCGAGCTTTTCGAGCAGAGACATCTCACGGCGTCCGAGCATTGGGAAGTCAACCAGCCCGACCACTGCCTCGCCGAGGCTGGCCAACTTATCCAAGCCCACGGCGTGGGCATCGCTGCCGGTCGATCGGCGACTCGGTGAATGGGCCAAGGGGACGAGAAGCTCCGTGAGCTTCTGCCAGATCGGCTCCTCGGCGCTCATCCGCATCAGCTCCTGCCGCTCAGCCATGGGCAACCGCACGATCGGCAGCACGGTACCGACAAGCACGGAGAGTTCCAAAAGCTCCACAAACGCCAGCCGCGCCGCCTCCAGATCGCCGAGGCGCAGCAGCGCCGCGGCCTTGATTCCCGTGAGTTCAGCTCGGTCGCGGGTGTCAACGTGATTTTCGTAGTACTGTGCCTCGGCAATGCGGACTGACGCTTCGTTGCGTCCGGCCACCAACTCGCTGCGCGCAAACAGCACCTGGCTGACTCCCGAGATTCCCGACAGCTTCTCCAGCAGCATTTCGGCCCGATGCAGCTGGCCGAGGCTGATGAGCATTCCGATGCGCGAGGCCATGAGCATCTCTGCCGCACCGCCTGTCGCGCAGACCCCATGAGCGTGCACATCGATGGATTCCTCCGACCGCAGGAGGGTCGAGCGTGAGCTTGCCGCCAGCTGTGAGAGCGTCCTTTCGATGATCGGCACGTGAAACCACAGATCACCCATCTCTGCGTAGTCGCGCATGCGGCGTACGGTCTCCTCCGCTGCACTCAGATCCAGCTTGTCGATGCTGCGATAGGCCTCCACGATGAGTGCGGCCGGTCGAAAGGTCTGTTCCTGCACGAACGGTGGAATGTCGAGGCGAGCGAATTCGACGATCTCTGTGTCGGCACGTTCATGATCGCCGGCGAGGTAGGAGGCAAGAGCAGTCCAGGCTGTGACGGCAGGTGATAGGAAGTCCCCGACCACGCTGTCTTCCTTGACTTCGTCCTCGATCGATCTCAGCAATGCCAGGGCACGCCCCGGCTCACAGGCGAGGACACTGTGGATCGCGGCATGCAGACGAACGATTCGGCTCGGACGGCGCGCCACTCCGCTGGCCACCCAGCCTGCACCTGCCTCAGCCGCGGCATGATGTGCTCCTGCTGCACCGAGGCGAGCCATCTCACTCATCACTGCGTGGAACCGCGACGGCGCCCCTGCCTCTCCGAGCAGTACTCGCTCAGCGAGCTGGCCGACCGGATTGTCCTCCGCCCCGAGGTCACGGCGCAGCGCTCCCGGAGCGGTCAGACGGGCGACCTGTTCGCGCACCAGCAGGCTCGGCGGCACCCCCGTGGGTGGGACGGCGTCGAGCAGCGCCTCCTGCACCATCGTGGCCACGGTGGTGACCTCTCTCAACTCCGGGACGGTACGCAGCGCAGGGGCTGGCAGCTGGGCGAACGCAGCCACGCTGGAGCGGTGGTAACGGTAGAACAGCGAATATCCGCAGGCGAGGAAGATGCGGTCGAGCAGCTCCCACGCACGCACCCGCCGCGCCAGCACGAGCGCGTTGTCCACCAGCAGCGAATCGGGAGAGCTGGCCAGTTCGAGCTGTGTGGTGAATGCTTCTGCCAGGGACATCTCGACTGCCGCGGTGACACCTTCCAGCCCCTCTTCGATCAGGCTCTTACGTGCCCAGGCCGCGATGAGCAGAGGCACAGACCAGTGCGATTCCTCTGGTCCCGCGGTGACCGCGCCCGAGAGCTGCAGGCGCAGCAGCACGGTCGGCACATCGGCCCACGCAGGGTCAGTCCAACGCTCGGCCGAGACTTCGAACGCGATCCGAGCGACTCCTTCGTCGAAGCCGTCGAGGAGCGAGAGTACCTCAAGCGCGTGCTGATCGGCTGTGGACAGCGGGAGCGAGAAATCGTCCGTCTGCGAGACGACGAAGTCCGCGAGCCCGGCCGAGCCCAGCAGTTCGTCCAGACTCCGTCCGGTGGTCTGGACCGCCGACACCGCTACACCGGCGAAGGACTCCCAACCACCGCTGGCGGCGTGGATGATCTGCGCCGCGTCTTCATCGAGATTGAATTTTGCCTGCAGCTCAGCAGCAGTGAGCTTCTTCGCAGCCTGGTCGATCATCGGTGTCTGTCTTCCGCCTGGAAGCCGTAGTCGGAGACGGTGTCATCAGGGACGACGGGAACTTCTGCCGGAGCGGTGACGAAATCGAAATCCTCCGCGCTGATTCCCTTGAGCTCGGAACCCAGCTGGGCCAGAGTGCTGGCGTTGAGGCCGGAGTCCACGGTGAGGAAAGGGCTGAGCGCCCGGACCAGTTCAGACATCTTCAGCGGGTTGAGCTCATAGTCTGCAGACAGCACCTGAGCACCGATTGCTCGGATGAATTCCTGCTGATTGCGGATGCGCTGCAGGTCACCGTTCGCGAACGCTGTGCGCTCGCAGACGAATGCGAGTGCCGCCTCCCCATCAAGCGTGTTGGGCCCGACGCTGAAGTCGTGACTTCCGGATTCGAATGCCGCCGACGACACGACATCGACACCGCCGACGAGATCGGTCAGGTCACTGAGCCCGGCGAGGTCGACGACAGCGACGTGGTCGATGTCGATGGCGAGGAACTCGGAGACCGCCCGTACAGCTAACGGCAGACCTCCGACCTCGACGGAGGACTCGACCGTGCCCTGCCCATGGCCCGGCACACTCACCCAGGTGTCGCTCGGGATGGATACAAGCTGGACCCCGCTGCGGTCGGCGGGAATCCGGACGACCATAATCATGTCCGTCGGAAAACCAGTGGAAGCCGTGGAGTCGGTGGCGGCGGTGGAGCCCGGGGCAGCAACCGGTGAGTTGGTGCCGAGGAACAGAATGTCGACTGCCTCCGGCCCGGCGCTCGGTTCCTGCTGCTTCGATGACTGCAGCTGCTTCGCCAGAGCAGGATCGTCCGTCGTCGCGGTCCCAGAATCCCAGGACAGCCCCAGATACCCGGTGTACGCACCGACTCCGGCTCCGACGAAGAGGAGAGCGAAGACTACGAGGCCCGCCCCGATGATGATCGTCTGCTTCTTCATACTCTGACCGCCTCATCGATGTAGGCTGCGATCTCCGCAACCACTTGGCTCCGGTCCTCCGACGGCAGATCTGTGCTCGACGGAAGTGCCAACCCGGTTTGGAACAGCTCCTCCGCACGGCCGGTGATGTACCGCTGATCGCAGCCAGCGTGCACGGGCTGCAAGTGCATCGGCTTGAACACCGGGCGAGTTTCGACTCCGCGCAGCAGCAGTGATTCACTCAGCGACCAGGCATCGGTGCCTGATTCGGGTCCGACGATGAGCACACTCATCCAGCAGTTGCCGTCAGCGGCGTCGAGGACTCGCATTCCGCCGACTGATCTCAGCGACTCGTCGTAGACACGATTATGGGAACGTTTGATCGCCACGATCTCCTCGAGCCGATCCAGCTGAGCCAGACCCAGAGCTGCGAGAAGGTTGGACAAACGGTAGTTGTATCCCACCTCGGTGTGCTCATAGTGCACCACGGGCTGCCGCGCCTGGGTCGAGAGATAGCGAACCCGGGCGGCGGTCTCAGGGTCGGAGCAGAGGACCGCACCACCCGAGGAGGTGGTGATGATCTTATTGCCGTTGAAGGACAGTGCGGCAACCTCGCCGAACGATCCGGCCGGCTCCCCGTTCAGGCTGGCGCCCAATGACTCGGCGGCATCGGAGACGACGACGGCATCATAGGCCGCAGCGATCTGCCCGATGCGCAGGTAGTCAGCGGGTCGTCCGTAGAGGTCGACGGGCATCACCGCACGGATCGGACGTCGTGTGGCCAGGGCATCCGCACAAGCGGCCTCGAGCACCGCGACGTCCATGAGACCTGAATCATCGCAGTCGATGAACACAGGCTCGGCGCCGAGGTAGTGGAGGGCATTGACGGTCGCGGCGAAGGTGAGCGTCGACACCGCAACACGGTCTCCGCGCCCGATCCCCTGCACCAGCAGGGCCAGATGCAGCGCGGCGGTTCCAGAACTCACCGCCACGGCATGAGACCGACCGGTGACGGCGGCCAATCGTGTTTCGAACTCATCGAGCTGCGGACCGGCCGGAGCCACCCACCCGGATCGCAGTGCGGCAACGACCGCACCTTCTTCCTTCGCCCCCACAGATGGAATGCACAGGGGAATACGCATCGCCGTCATGACCAGCTCGTCCCAGCCAAATCGAGCCTGCCCGTAGTCTGGCCGACTCCGGCCACTTCGACAGCGGGCATCTCAGCAGGCATCTCAACGAAGTTCGAGACGGTGGGCGCCGAGGTGAGCGCAGCGACTGGTGCTGTCGCATCCACACCGTCAACGGTCTCCACATAGCAGTCGCGGATGTTCTCGAGGGTAGCGCCCGGGACGGGAACCGCCGTCGGGTCCAAGGGTGAGACCTCGACCGTCCAAGACACCCCGTTGGCCGAGGTTCGGTCAAGCTCATCGGGCGAGAACAGCTCCTCGTGCAGCTTCTCCCCCGCACGCAAGCCGGTGTAGACAATGGGACACGACCGTCCGGTCAGGGCCATCACCCGCTTCGCCAAGTCGACGATGCGGACGGGTTTGCCCATGTCGAGGACCTGCGTCTGGCCGCTGCCGCCCAGGGCCGCAGCTCGCAGCACCAGCAGGCACGCCTCGGGAATGGTCATGAAGAAGCGTGTGACGTCAGGGTGTGTCACGGTCAGCGGTCCGCCCCGCCGGATCTGATCGGCAAACGAGATGAGCACCGACCCACGTGAACCGAGGACGTTTCCGAAGCGCACCGACACATAGGGAAGACCCGTGACGGCGGCATAGTGGGCGGTGAAGCGTTCGGCGACGAATTTCGACCGTCCCAGTTCGCTGCTGGGGTTCGCCGCCTTGTCCGTGGAGATGTTGACGAATCGGCCGACACCGTGTTTCTGGGCCGCGCGCAGGACGTTCAACGAACCGTGCACGTTGGTCTTCCACCCTTCAGCGGGATAGCTTTCGAGCATCGGCAGATGCTTGAGCGCGGCCGCATGGATGACGATGTCAGGTTTGTGTTCGGCGAAGGCGTGGTCGAGTGCCTGCGGGTCACGAATATCGGCGAGGACGAGATCAGGGGAATCCATCAGCGCTCTCCCCTCAAGGCTCATGCACAGTGAGTGCAGCTCTGACTCATCACGGTCGAGCATGATCAGTCGTCTCGGATCGTGCCGCGAGATGATCCTGCACAGTTCGGATCCGATGGAGCCGCCGGCTCCGGTGACGAGCACAGTACGTCCTTCGACGAGACGGGAGATCTGATCGCTCTCAGGTTCGATCGCGGGTCTGCCGATGAGATCGGTGACATCGAGATCGCGGATATCGGAGAGCCCGATGTCCGATGAGAGCATATCCAGAGGCGAAGGCACTGCCCGCACCCAGGTCGTCTCCGGCTCCAGTCGCTGAACAAGGGAGGCGAACACCTGCGCCGGTGCATCGGCAATGCCGACGATGACTCCGGCGGCATGCGAAGCGGCAACCACCTCGGCGACGGAAGAAGTAGTGCCACGGACGGGCACACCGTGGATGAGCTGTCGAGCCTTGGTCGGGTCATCGTCGATGATGGCCACGGGACGGTAGGGGCTGAGCGGATCCGCCATCATCTGGGAGACCAGCGAAGCCCCGAGGTCACCGGCGCCGACGATGATGACGGGTTCACCGGCCACCGGCACCATCCTCAGCTCCTGGAGGACTCGAACGACCTGTCTGACGAAGACCATGAGGGCTTGGGCGAAGAGCAGAGCCAGAAGCAGCCAGGGGATGTCCTCCCGGTATTCCGGCACCGCGCCCACGACGGCGGTGCCGGTGAAGAGGATGGCCGCGACCACGCCCTGATTGCGCAGTTCACGGTCGGAGCCGAGCTGATACCGGTTGCGATACAGCGAGAGCAGGTAGCCCAGGCCGATCTGACCGATGACGAGTGTCGGCAGCAGGAGAAGAAACTCGCCGCCCCAGACCCGCCCGAACAGGGAGACGACGAGGAACCACGAGATGATGAGGGCCGACCCGTCGAGACAGGCCAGACCGAGAGCACTGGAGTAGGGCCGACGACGAGGACTGTCAGCGGCGGACGGCAAAGGGGCTGGGAGTTCATTCATTGTTTTCACGAGGCCCAGGATTCCCCAGCCCTCTCACAGCCAATAGGGGGTTACCTCCGGACAGCGACGTGTCACTACTCTGTCATGATCAGGTCATCACTGGCTCCCAATACTCAGTCACCCGCAATGACCTGGAACTTGTGGATCAAACCCCCTCGCACCGCCCCTCAGACACTCGCGTGCCCCGAGATTCCGCCCTCGACGGTTGACCGCACGGAGTCTGCGGATGACCGTAGACCGCGGTGATTTCGGCGAGTTCACGTCCCGCGTGCTCCTAGTCTGAGAGCGTCAGCGAGAGCAGAGAACAGGGATGGTGAAGCAGCGTGAGAATCGGCTTATTGGCCAGCACCGGTGGGATGTTGGATTCCTTCTTCATCGAGATCGCACAATCGTGGCGATCATGTGGACACACTGTCAGCTTCGCCGCCGGGTCAGCGATGGTCTCGGACCAGGCAACGCTGATCCCCGGGCTCTCCCGTCGTCCCGACCCGGGCACGTTTCGAGCCCTGGCCGGCCTGCGGCAGTGGTCGGGGAGTGAGAACCTCGACGTCATCGTCACGAACTCGGCAACCGCCTCGGCGCTGGTGAGACTGGCCGGAACGAAAGTGCCCGTCGTCTACTTCTGTCACGGACTGCACTGGAACGAGCTCCGCTCGATCTCGGACCGGGTCTGGCCGGTCCTCGAGCGCATGCTCCTTTCGCGCACTGCCGGAGTCATCTCACTCAATTCGGACGACCAGGCATGGTTCGCCGAGCGTATTGAGAGCCGTCGCCGGCTGCATCTGTCGGCCGGAGTCGGACTCGATCTGGCTCGCTACCCCGTCAGAGACTTACCCGACGGTCCGCTCCGACTGTGTTGGATCGGGGAGTTCTCCACTCGCAAACGTCCGCATCTGGCGATGGAGGCAGCGGCCGAACTGCAGCGACGAGGAATCGACTTCCATTTCGAGATGCTCGGTGAGGGAGTCTTTCGTGCGCAGATCCGTGATGAGATCTCTGCTCGTGGACTGTCGGGGATCGTCTCCGCAGATGGTCCGGGTGATGCGGCCGCGGTGCTCGCGGACAGTCATGCTCTGGTGCATACCGCGCAGTGGGAGGGCCTGCCCCGTGTCATGTTGGAGAGCCTGGCAGCCGGCCGCGGCAGCTATGCCTTCGACGTCAAGGGCGTGCGTGACATTCCTCTGGCTCAGCTGAGTGTCGACGGCGACGCAGAAGAGCTGGCCACCCGGATCGCCGCAGACTGGGAATCGGGACGATTGCGCCGACCCCTGACCTTCGACCGAGGCCTCCTCGATTACTCACATGCCGCCGATGGCATCCGGCAGTTCCTGCCCACTTTCGTCCACACCGTGTCGTCGACGTCTGCCCGGCGGAGAGAACCTCATGTCGAATGATGCTCTGATCTCCGTCATCATCCCCGTCCACAACGGCGAGAGGTACCTGCAGGACTGCCTGTGGTCGGTACTCACCCAGTGCCATGAGCATCTTGAGCTCATCGTCGTCGACGACGGGTCCACCGACAGCACACCGGAGATCCTTGACGACCTCAGCTCCCGGGACCCCCGAATCATTCGTCTGCAGACCGATCACGCCGGAGCC
Coding sequences within it:
- a CDS encoding FAD/NAD(P)-binding protein; translation: MMRNPSTPDVDIAVLGSGASGTHGLLRTISELRDRRSSFDDPIRITVIDRDEQFHSGIPYGHRSGRSSLLISALESFLPDRERSDFIDWLEARRPDMLDWAKDGRTPDSPLATLMDRDWILRHEDAVRAGEWDDLYLPRRLYGQYLSELVERTFEEARGHVEVDFVHADVNEVTSEASGGVHLRERDSDGGIRFELHAHSLLLAVGSPPVRNLAVSAAKHPSTDDLLDMGLVADIHAPEIEHVIERIRGRLEALPVEKRTILLIGGNADALEFLLASHRLRQETGARLFILSSRGRPHYWHHDRPGERASTPILDRLFATAEAGTPLRARDLHEAVRAELSAAMTQKNVNSTIAALIAAVGSSLRYMDDFELYSMATDHGVAISDLLRRAGGDSLDFLTAGINDGSITCIPGRFREAQVREDMLFAVVDQLPGAAPDPGGDADHGYAVIVNGTGFERVTDTRSPLLRQMLGSGTVRASASRTGLSLDAKFQAAPGVFVLGPLIAGHHHGKAAYWHIESVARIIQLAGPVADSLVTETLVKRSMSAYLPAS
- a CDS encoding LuxR C-terminal-related transcriptional regulator, whose protein sequence is MIDQAAKKLTAAELQAKFNLDEDAAQIIHAASGGWESFAGVAVSAVQTTGRSLDELLGSAGLADFVVSQTDDFSLPLSTADQHALEVLSLLDGFDEGVARIAFEVSAERWTDPAWADVPTVLLRLQLSGAVTAGPEESHWSVPLLIAAWARKSLIEEGLEGVTAAVEMSLAEAFTTQLELASSPDSLLVDNALVLARRVRAWELLDRIFLACGYSLFYRYHRSSVAAFAQLPAPALRTVPELREVTTVATMVQEALLDAVPPTGVPPSLLVREQVARLTAPGALRRDLGAEDNPVGQLAERVLLGEAGAPSRFHAVMSEMARLGAAGAHHAAAEAGAGWVASGVARRPSRIVRLHAAIHSVLACEPGRALALLRSIEDEVKEDSVVGDFLSPAVTAWTALASYLAGDHERADTEIVEFARLDIPPFVQEQTFRPAALIVEAYRSIDKLDLSAAEETVRRMRDYAEMGDLWFHVPIIERTLSQLAASSRSTLLRSEESIDVHAHGVCATGGAAEMLMASRIGMLISLGQLHRAEMLLEKLSGISGVSQVLFARSELVAGRNEASVRIAEAQYYENHVDTRDRAELTGIKAAALLRLGDLEAARLAFVELLELSVLVGTVLPIVRLPMAERQELMRMSAEEPIWQKLTELLVPLAHSPSRRSTGSDAHAVGLDKLASLGEAVVGLVDFPMLGRREMSLLEKLDQGASVAEIARDLLLVQGTVKNNLSSLYRKLGVSGREAAVTRARVLGYLGSVGA
- a CDS encoding LCP family protein — its product is MKKQTIIIGAGLVVFALLFVGAGVGAYTGYLGLSWDSGTATTDDPALAKQLQSSKQQEPSAGPEAVDILFLGTNSPVAAPGSTAATDSTASTGFPTDMIMVVRIPADRSGVQLVSIPSDTWVSVPGHGQGTVESSVEVGGLPLAVRAVSEFLAIDIDHVAVVDLAGLSDLTDLVGGVDVVSSAAFESGSHDFSVGPNTLDGEAALAFVCERTAFANGDLQRIRNQQEFIRAIGAQVLSADYELNPLKMSELVRALSPFLTVDSGLNASTLAQLGSELKGISAEDFDFVTAPAEVPVVPDDTVSDYGFQAEDRHR
- a CDS encoding aminotransferase class I/II-fold pyridoxal phosphate-dependent enzyme gives rise to the protein MTAMRIPLCIPSVGAKEEGAVVAALRSGWVAPAGPQLDEFETRLAAVTGRSHAVAVSSGTAALHLALLVQGIGRGDRVAVSTLTFAATVNALHYLGAEPVFIDCDDSGLMDVAVLEAACADALATRRPIRAVMPVDLYGRPADYLRIGQIAAAYDAVVVSDAAESLGASLNGEPAGSFGEVAALSFNGNKIITTSSGGAVLCSDPETAARVRYLSTQARQPVVHYEHTEVGYNYRLSNLLAALGLAQLDRLEEIVAIKRSHNRVYDESLRSVGGMRVLDAADGNCWMSVLIVGPESGTDAWSLSESLLLRGVETRPVFKPMHLQPVHAGCDQRYITGRAEELFQTGLALPSSTDLPSEDRSQVVAEIAAYIDEAVRV
- a CDS encoding nucleoside-diphosphate sugar epimerase/dehydratase produces the protein MNELPAPLPSAADSPRRRPYSSALGLACLDGSALIISWFLVVSLFGRVWGGEFLLLLPTLVIGQIGLGYLLSLYRNRYQLGSDRELRNQGVVAAILFTGTAVVGAVPEYREDIPWLLLALLFAQALMVFVRQVVRVLQELRMVPVAGEPVIIVGAGDLGASLVSQMMADPLSPYRPVAIIDDDPTKARQLIHGVPVRGTTSSVAEVVAASHAAGVIVGIADAPAQVFASLVQRLEPETTWVRAVPSPLDMLSSDIGLSDIRDLDVTDLIGRPAIEPESDQISRLVEGRTVLVTGAGGSIGSELCRIISRHDPRRLIMLDRDESELHSLCMSLEGRALMDSPDLVLADIRDPQALDHAFAEHKPDIVIHAAALKHLPMLESYPAEGWKTNVHGSLNVLRAAQKHGVGRFVNISTDKAANPSSELGRSKFVAERFTAHYAAVTGLPYVSVRFGNVLGSRGSVLISFADQIRRGGPLTVTHPDVTRFFMTIPEACLLVLRAAALGGSGQTQVLDMGKPVRIVDLAKRVMALTGRSCPIVYTGLRAGEKLHEELFSPDELDRTSANGVSWTVEVSPLDPTAVPVPGATLENIRDCYVETVDGVDATAPVAALTSAPTVSNFVEMPAEMPAVEVAGVGQTTGRLDLAGTSWS
- a CDS encoding glycosyltransferase translates to MRIGLLASTGGMLDSFFIEIAQSWRSCGHTVSFAAGSAMVSDQATLIPGLSRRPDPGTFRALAGLRQWSGSENLDVIVTNSATASALVRLAGTKVPVVYFCHGLHWNELRSISDRVWPVLERMLLSRTAGVISLNSDDQAWFAERIESRRRLHLSAGVGLDLARYPVRDLPDGPLRLCWIGEFSTRKRPHLAMEAAAELQRRGIDFHFEMLGEGVFRAQIRDEISARGLSGIVSADGPGDAAAVLADSHALVHTAQWEGLPRVMLESLAAGRGSYAFDVKGVRDIPLAQLSVDGDAEELATRIAADWESGRLRRPLTFDRGLLDYSHAADGIRQFLPTFVHTVSSTSARRREPHVE